The following coding sequences are from one Chaetodon trifascialis isolate fChaTrf1 chromosome 24, fChaTrf1.hap1, whole genome shotgun sequence window:
- the atp11a gene encoding phospholipid-transporting ATPase IH isoform X4 — protein sequence MGMDFSTLRTLISRYCVGEENWVDSRTIYIGHKEPPVGTEAFIQQRFPDNRIVSSKYTFWNFIPKNMFEQFRRVANFYFLIIFLVQLIIDTPTSPITSGLPLFFVITVTAIKQGYEDWLRHKADNSVNHCPVHVVQHGKVVRKQSRKLRVGDVVLVKEDETFPCDLILLSTSRDDGTCYVTTASLDGESSHKTYYAVQDTKAYNTEKEVDSIHATIECEQPQPDLYKFVGRINIYMDNEPVARPLGSENLLLRGATLKNTEHIYAVAIYTGMETKMALNYQTKCQKRSAVEKSMNAYLVVYLCILISKAFINTVLKYVWQADPNRDEPWYNQRTETERQRHIVIRAFTDFLAFMVLFNYIIPVSMYVTVEMQKFLGSYFIMWDDEMFDEELGERAVVNTSDLNEELGQVEYVFTDKTGTLTENNMEFIECCVDGHVYVPHAICNGQVMPGAAGMDMIDTSPGPGAREHEELFFRALCLCHTVQVKEEETVDGIKHGIHQGKSTSFYISSSPDEVALVEGMKRLGFTYLRLKDSHMEILNREDEIERFELLEVLTFDSVRRRMSVIVRSSTGEYYLFCKGADSSIFPRVVSGKVDQVKARVEHNAVEGLRTLCVAYRPLSPEQYQEVCHLLSGAKLALQDRDKRLTEAYDLIEKDLILLGATAVEDRLQEKAADTIESLHKAGMKVWVLTGDKMETAAATCYASKLFRRNTQILELTTKRTEEQSLHDVLFDLSRTVLRQHGGMTRDTFSGLSGDCTDYGLIIDGATLSAVMRPAQEDSNSGNYKEIFLEICRNCSAVLCCRMAPLQKAQIVKLIKASKEHPITLAVGDGANDVSMILEAHVGIGIMGKEGRQAVRNSDYAIPKFKHLKKMLLVHGHYYYIRISELVQYFFYKNVCFIFPQFLYQFFCGFSQQPLYDTAYLTLYNISFTSLPILLYSLIEQHINMDILKKDPSLYRDIAKNSLLRWPIFIYWTVLGVYDAIVMFFGAYFLFDNTTFTSNGQLMTTNTQMMFGNWTFGTLVFTVLVFTVTFKLALDTHYWTWINHFVIWGSLIFFVLFSLLWGGIIWPFLNYQRMYYVFMQMLSSGPAWLSIILLITASLLPDVVKKVIWRALWPTTTERIQTKRRCLASEPSTIFMLSQTSSRISF from the exons TGTGTTGGTGAGGAGAACTGGGTGGACAGCAGGACGATTTACATTGGACACAAGGAGCCTCCTGTAGGAACTGAGGCCTTTATACAGCAACGATTCCCCGACAACAGAATAGTCTCCTCCAAG TACACGTTTTGGAACTTCATCCCAAAGAATATGTTCGAGCAGTTCAGGAGAGTCGCCAACTTCTACTTTCTCATCATATTTCTGGTTCAG CTGATCATCGACACTCCCACCAGTCCGATCACCAGCGGACTGCCGCTCTTCTTCGTCATCACAGTCACTGCCATTAAACAG ggTTATGAGGACTGGCTGAGGCACAAAGCAGACAACTCTGTCAACCACTGTCCTGTCCACGTGGTGCAGCACGGGAAAGTGGTCCGCAAGCAAAGTCGCAagctcagg GTTGGAGATGTCGTCCTGGTGAAAGAAGATGAGACTTTTCCCTGTGACCTCATCCTTCTGTCCACGTCTCGAGATGATGGGACCTGCTATGTTACTACAGCCAGCCTGGACGGAGAGAGCAGCCACAAG ACATACTATGCAGTTCAGGACACCAAAGCCTACAACACAGAGAAGGAGGTTGACTCCATCCACGCTACTATAGAATGTGAACAACCACAGCCGGACCTGTACAA ATTTGTGGGCCGTATCAACATCTACATGGACAATGAGCCGGTGGCCAG gcccTTAGGATCGGAGAACCTGCTGCTCCGAGGAGCCACCCTCAAGAACACAGAGCACATATACG CGGTTGCCATCTACACCGGCATGGAAACCAAGATGGCTCTCAACTACCAGACCAAGTGTCAGAAACGCTCTGCAGTAGAGAA GTCTATGAATGCCTACCTGGTGGTCTACCTGTGTATCCTCATCAGCAAGGCTTTCATTAACACGGTGCTGAAGTACGTGTGGCAGGCCGACCCCAACCGAGACGAGCCCTGGTACaaccagaggacagagacagagagacagagacacatc gtgaTCAGGGCATTCACAGACTTCTTGGCCTTCATGGTTCTTTTCAACTACATCATTCCCGTGTCCATGTACGTCACCGTGGAGATGCAGAAGTTCCTGGGTTCCTATTTCATCATGTGGGACGATGAGATGTTCGACGAGGAGCTCGGGGAGAGAGCCGTGGTCAACACGTCAGACCTGAACGAGGAGCTGGGACAG GTGGAGTATGTGTTTACAGACAAGACGGGGACTCTGACGGAGAACAACATGGAGTTCATCGAGTGCTGTGTGGACGGACACGTTTATGTACCTCATGCCATCTGTAACGGACAG GTGATGCCTGGTGCAGCCGGTATGGACATGATTGACACGTCACCCGGTCCCGGGGCCAGG GAGCACGAGGAGCTGTTTTTCCGGGCGCTGTGTTTGTGCCACACGGtgcaggtgaaggaggaggagacggtgGACGGGATCAAACATGGCATCCACCAGGGCAAGTCCACTTCCTTCTACATCTCCTCATCTCCAGACGAGGTGGCGCTGGTGGAGGGCATGAAGAG GCTCGGCTTCACCTACCTGAGACTCAAGGATAGTCACATGGAGATCTTGAACAGGGAGGATGAGATTGAGAG gtttgagctgctggaggttTTGACGTTCGACTCCGTCAGACGGAGGATGAGCGTCATTGTCAGGTCCAGCACTG GGGAGTACTACCTGTTCTGTAAAGGTGCAGACTCCTCCATCTTCCCCAGGGTTGTATCAGGCAAGGTGGATCAAGTCAAAGCTCGGGTGGAGCACAACGCAGTG GAGGGTCTGAGGACACTTTGTGTTGCGTATCGGCCTCTGAGTCCCGAGCAGTACCAGGAGGTTTGCCACCTGCTGAGCGGGGCCAAGTTGGCACTGCAGGACCGAGACAAACGCCTGACCGAGGCCTATGACCTCATCGAGAAAGACCTGATTCTGCTGGGAGCCACGGCCGTGGAGGACAG GCTCcaggaaaaagcagcagataCCATCGAGTCGCTCCACAAGGCAGGTATGAAGGTGTGGGTACTGACCGGGGATAAGATGGAGACGGCGGCTGCAACCTGCTACGCCAGCAAGCTGTTTCGCCGCAACACCCAGATCCTGGAGCTGACCACCAAACGCACCGAGGAGCAGAGCCTCCACGATGTCCTGTTTGACCTGAGCAGGACGGTCCTGAGGCAACATGGAGGCATGACCAGGGACACCTTCTCTGG ttTATCAGGTGACTGCACCGACTATGGTCTGATCATCGATGGAGCCACGCTCTCTGCGGTGATGAGGCCCGCCCAGGAGGACTCCAACTCAGGGAACTACAAAGAGATCTTCCTAGAAATCTGCCGCAACTGCAGCGCTGTGCTCTGCTGTCGAATGGCACCGCTCCAGAAAGCACAG ATTGTGAAGCTGATCAAAGCCTCCAAGGAGCACCCGATCACGCTGGCCGTAGGAGACGGGGCTAATGATGTTAGCATGATCCTAGAGGCCCATGTTGGCATTG gtaTCATGGGTAAGGAGGGTCGTCAGGCCGTGAGGAACAGTGACTACGCCATCCCAAAGTTCAAACACCTCAAGAAGATGCTGCTTGTACATGGACACTATTACTACATACGCATCTCTGAACTCGTGCAATACTTCTTCTATAAG aATGTCTGTTTCATCTTCCCCCAGTTCCTCTACCAGTTCTTCTGTGGCTTCTCACAgcag CCGCTGTATGATACAGCCTACCTGACTCTGTACAACATCAGCTTCACCTCGCTGCCCATCCTGCTCTACAGTCTCATCGAGCAGCACATCAACATGGACATCCTGAAGAAGGACCCGTCTCTCTACAG AGACATTGCTAAGAACTCTCTGCTGCGGTGGCCTATCTTCATATATTGGACTGTCCTGGGTGTGTATGACGCCATCGTGATGTTCTTTGGCGCTTACTTCCTGTTTGACAACACCACCTTCACCAGCAACGGACAG CTAATGACAACCAACACACAGATG ATGTTTGGAAACTGGACATTTGGGACGCTGGTCTTCACTGTGCTCGTCTTCACTGTTACATTCAAG CTGGCTCTCGATACTCATTACTGGACTTGGATCAACCATTTCGTCATCTGGGGCTCGCTCATCTTCTTTgtgctcttctctctgctgtggggAGGAATCATCTG gccCTTCCTCAACTACCAGAGGATGTACTATGTGTTCATGCAGATGTTGTCCAGTGGTCCCGCCTGGCTCAGCATCATCCTCCTGATAACAGCCAGCCTGCTGCCAGATGTGGTGAAGAAGGTGATCTGGAGGGCGCTGTGGCCCACCACGACTGAACGCATACAG ACAAAGCGTCGGTGCCTTGCCTCAGAGCCCTCCACCATCTTTATGCTGTCTCAGACTTCCAGCAGAATCAGTTTCTAA